One segment of Neodiprion fabricii isolate iyNeoFabr1 chromosome 1, iyNeoFabr1.1, whole genome shotgun sequence DNA contains the following:
- the LOC124184450 gene encoding G1/S-specific cyclin-E gives MPQTSLQEKQPSQIYLPTSKPQTLKRKRRNTEISEDAENIYPPKKVPSISSAHTPSNETCHSTSTADGLRTPQQQQQQQQQQQQQTSPLTEQQDPISWSELRNATCFLTPSASNGGPNRPSPLPSFPWADGSQVWSLMCLGDQKSLTQRDPQMFQRHPTLQPRMRAILLDWLIEVCEVYKLHRETYYLAMDFVDRYLSSHQNVPKNQLQLIGITCLFIASKVEEIYPPKIAEFAYVTDGACTESEILGKELIVLKGLGWNLSSITAPGWLNIYMQVECGDTSRPNAFVYPQYGGLKYSQAAQLLDLATLDESCLKFPYSHIAAAAIYHVQGRECALRVSGLTWEQLSPCARWLDAFANTVAEEVPQLLLRSAIPPIESHSGSGLRAAVPNIVMDESHRIQTHVVDLNMLDRALQRLTTELPLADSVNAQAEFDSNSSLNRSGILTPPLSNQKHSSTPPRLPPPLHPYT, from the exons ATGCCACAAACGAG CTTGCAGGAAAAGCAGCCATCACAGATTTATCTGCCAACAAGCAAGCCACAAACTCTGAAACGTAAACGTCGAAACACAGAGATCTCTGAGGATGCAGAAAATATTTACCCACCTAAGAAGGTCCCCTCGATATCTTCTGCTCATACACCATCCAATGAAACTTGCCACTCGACTTCAACTGCAGATGGTCTTCGTACTccacagcagcagcagcagcagcaacagcaacaacagcaacaaacCTCACCTTTAACAGAGCAGCAGGACCCAATTAGCTGGTCCGAACTCAGGAATGCAACTTGTTTCCTGACACCATCTGCGTCCAACGGTGGGCCCAACAGGCCCAGTCCACTTCCTTCCTTTCCTTGGGCGGACGGGTCACAAGTATGGTCGCTGATGTGCCTAGGGGATCAGAAGTCTTTGACTCAAAGGGATCCTCAGATGTTTCAGAGGCATCCCACTCTGCAACCTCGAATGAGAGCTATTCTGTTAGACTGGCTTATCGAAGTCTGCGAAGTTTATAAGTTACACAGGGAGACATATTACTTAGCAATGGATTTCGTTGATAGGTATCTGTCGTCTCATCAAAATGTCCCCAAAAACCAGCTTCAACTTATCGGCATTACTTGCTTGTTCATTGCTTCTAAG GTTGAGGAGATCTACCCTCCTAAGATAGCGGAATTTGCATACGTCACGGATGGCGCCTGTACAGAGTCAGAAATACTTGGAAAAGAACTGATAGTTCTGAAGGGACTCGGGTGGAATCTTTCTTCAATCACAGCGCCTGGTTGGCTCAACATTTACATGCAAGTGGAATGCGGTGATACATCTCGTCCGAATGCATTTGTTTACCCCCAATATGGTGGGCTTAAATATTCTCAGGCTGCCCAACTCCTTGACTTGGCAACGTTGGATGAAAGCTGCCTTAAATTTCCGTACAGTCATATAGCTGCCGCAGCTATTTATCACGTACAAGGAAGAGAGTGTGCCTTGAGAGTATCGGGCTTAACATGGGAACAATTATCACCGTGTGCAAGATGGTTAGACGCATTTGCCAACACCGTTGCCGAAGAAGTTCCACAACTTCTGTTGAGATCCGCCATACCGCCCATAGAATCCCATTCCGGGTCTGGACTAAGAGCAGCAGTGCCTAATATAGTTATGGACGAATCCCATCGCATACAAACTCACGTAGTAGATTTAAATATGTTGGATCGAGCCCTGCAACGGTTGACAACCGAACTACCTCTTGCAGACTCTGTCAACGCGCAAGCAGAATTCGATTCCAACAGTAGCCTTAATAGAAGTGGCATTTTAACTCCACCCTTAAGTAATCAAAAACATTCATCAACTCCGCCCCGGCTTCCACCGCCACTGCACCCTTATACTTAA